The Amycolatopsis tolypomycina genomic interval GCGTGGTCGGACACCACCGGCGGATCCGGGATCTTCCGCAGCAGCCGCAGCCGTCGGCTCGCGCCGCGGAACTCGTCGCGGGCCGCGTTGCCGGCGACCGTGTAGAGCCACGGCAGGGCGCTGTCCCGCACCAGCGTGACGTCGGCGCGGCGGCGCCAGGCCGTCAGGAAGGTGTTCGAGGTCAGGTCCTCGGCGGCGCTCCACGACCCGGTCAGCCGGTAGGCGTGGTTCCACACGGCTTCCGCATGGCGTTCGAAGAGCTCGCCGAAGGCCGCTTCGTCGCCTCCGGACGCCCGGTCCCACAGCGCTCGATCACCCAGTGTCCGGTCACCCACCGGCGCCCCCGTCGCATGGCTGGTCACACCCCTCAGTGGCCGGCACCGGCGAGAACGTTGCGCGCAACTCCGGCGCACCGGACGGCCACTTCCGGTCGTGATCATGGAGCAGGTCCGGACGACGGACAACCTTCGCCTGCGGTTGCCCGCGGCCACGGCGGCCGTGTCGGCCGTGGTGTTCCTGCTGGCCCGCCCCCACCTCGTCGACGACACGTTCATCACGCTGTCCTACGCGCGGAACCTGGCGTTCCACGGGCACTGGGGGCTGCTGGCCGACGCGACGTCGAACTCGGCGACGTCACCGGCGAACGTCCTCGCGCTGGCGGCGCTGACGTTCGTGCTGCGTGACGCGGTCGTCGCGGCGGGCGTGCTGTACGTGCTGTGCCAGGTCGCGTTCGTGCTGGCCCTGCGGCGCCTCGGCACCGCGCTGCCGCGCTGGTTCCCGGCGCTGGCGTTCGCGGCGGTGACGGCGAACCCGCTGCTGCTGTCGTCGATCGGGCTGGAGGTCGCGCTGGGCGCGGCGGTGCTCGGGTGGCTGGCGGTGTTCGCCGTCGCGCGCCGGCCACTGGCCTTCGGCCACGCGGCGGGCGTCCTCGCGCTCGTGCGGCTCGACCTGCTGATCTTCGCGTTCGTCCTCGGCTTCTCGGTGCGCTCCGGCCGGGCGGTGCTGGGTGCCGCGCTGGTGGCGCTCCCGTGGTTCGCGTGCAGCTGGGTGGTGCTCGGCGCGGCACTGCCCGACACGGTCGTCATCAAGACGCTGCAGGGCGCGCAACGCGCGTGGGGTGACTGGGATTTCGGCAACGGGCCGCTGTTCTACTTCCGGACCGCGCCGTGGCCGACCGTGCTGTCGTTCCTGCCGCTCGCGGCGTTGCCCTTCGCGTTCCGGCTTCGGCCGTTCGGGCTGCTCGCCCTGGGCGCCGTGCTCTACCACGGCGGCTACGTGCTCCTGAACGTTCCGCCCTACCACTGGTACTACGGGCCGGGGATCACCGTGGCGACGGTGTGCGCCTGCGCCTGGGCGGCTGCTCACCGCGTCGCGACCGGGTTCGTCCTCGCGGTGGTGGCCGCTTCAGTCGTCACGTACGCGGGTTCGTCACGGGAATTCGCGCCGCTGACGTCCAACTACGCGTCGACGGCGAAGTACGCCGAGATCGGCCGCGACCTGCGCGCGCTGGCCGGGTCGCGGGTGGTCGGCAGCGCGGGCGAGATCGGCGTGCTGGCGTACACGTGCGAGTGTCCGATCGTCGACGTCTTCGCCGACCGCGGCCTGCTCCCGGCGGCCATCGAAGCCCGGGGCGCGGGAAGCAGGTGGATCCGCGCGGCGCTGCGGGTGGACTACGCGTTCTTCGACTTCGACGTCCGCCCGCGCCACCCCGACCTCGTGCTTCGGCGATTGCCGAGCCCGCCGCCGGACGCGCTCGCGCACTGGACGCTCGACGCGCCGACGTTGGGGAAGCAGGAGCTCTACCTGGTACCGGGGTGAGGAAGGTCCGGCTCGACCGCGAACGTCGCCCCTTCGAAGTCGAACTCGTGCGTGCTGCGTTCGAACACGGCTTCGGCGGCGAAGTTCGTGTGGTGGAACCGCATGCCGCCCTCCGACCGCGTCCGCGCGAAGCGGGCGACGCCTTCGAAGCGTGCCCAGGAGAAGTACGCGCCTTCGGTGAAGACCGACCGGTCGAAGTTCGCGAGCGAGGTGAACACGGTGCCGTAGAAGCCGGTCTTCTCGGCGAAAGTGGTCCCCCGCATGTGCACCGAGCCGACGAACCGGGCGTGGCTGAAGTCCGCCACCACCACCTCACAGCCGCTGAGCCGGAAGTCGACCAGCGTGGCGCGCTGCAGGTCGATCGACATGCCCGGCCAGAACGCCGGGTGCTCGCGCTGGAGGTGGATCTTGAGCAGCTCCTGCGCGGCGAGGCGGACCTGCAGCTCGGGGGCGTCGTAGTCGTCGTTGTTCTGCGGCCGCTGGACCGCGTCGGCGCCGCGGAGACCTTCTTTCGGTTCCTTGAACGGCATCCGCAGGTAGGCGCACAGCACGTTGACGATCGTCTGGCGCTGTCTCGGGTTGTCCTGGCCGAGCCGCTCGAGCGCGTACAGGCCGCCGAGCCGCACCGGCGCCTTGTCGTTGCCGAGCTGTTCGACCGCCTTCGTGTACAGCTCGGTGACCCGCCGCTCCTCCAGGTCCCGTTCGGTCACGGACGCGACCCGGGTCGTCTCGGCCAGCTGCAGTTCCAGCGTGCGCTGGCGGCGCGTCGCGAGCCACAGCGCGAACACGCCGCCCGCGCCCGCGCCCGCGCCGAACGCCGTCTTGACCGCGTCGATCCGGACCGGCGCGTCCGGCCGTCCCGACCAGGCCAGGAACAGCCAGAGCAGTGCTCCGGTGACGGCCGCGACCACGACGGCGGTCACGGCGATCCACCGCCACTTCAGCACCGGCACGGCTCAGACGGCGCCGTACTGCCGGTCGCCCGCGTCGCCGAGGCCCGGGACGATGAAGCCCGAGTCGTTGAGGCGCTCGTCGATGCTCGCGGTGACCACCCGGACCGGCAGGCCGGTCTTCTCCAGGTGCGCCAGGCCCTCCGGGGCCGCCAGCGCGCAGATCGCCGTGACGTCGTCGGCGCCGCGGTCGGTGAGCAGGCGGATCGTGTACTCCATCGAGCCGCCGGTGGCGAGCATCGGGTCGAGCACCAGCACCGGCCGGTCGGCGAGCGATTCCGGCAGCGACTCCAGGTACGGCGTCGGCTTGAGCGTCTCCTCGTCGCGCGCCAGGCCGACGAAGCCCATCTGCGCGTCCGGGATCAGCTTGTGGGCCTGGTCGGCCATGCCCAGCCCGGCGCGCAGCACCGGGACCAGCAGCGGCGGCTTGGCGAGCTTGTAGCCGTCGGTGCGGGCGACCGGCGTGTGGATCTTCTCGATCTTCACCGGGACGTCCCGCGTGGCTTCGTAGACCAGCATGACGGTCAGCTCGTGCAGCGCGGCCCGGAACGCGGCGCTGTCGGTGCGCGCGTCGCGCATCGTGGAGAGCCGGGCCTTCGCGAGGGGGTGGTCGACGACGTGCACATCCATGCGGGTCAATCTAGCTGTTTGGCGAAGCTCTTCACCCAGCCGCGCTGCCAGGGCGTTTCGACGGCTCGTTCGTGGTAGTTCGCCCGCACCCAGGCAACGGCTTCCTCGGCCGGGACGCCCGAAAGCGTCGCCAGGCAGGCCATGACCGTGCCTGTCCGCCCCGCGCCGCCGTAGCAGGCGACTTCGACGGTCTCGGTCTTCGCCCGTTCGTGGAGCGCCTTGATCTGCCGGCGGGCTTCCGCGGGCTGGGCAGGCAGCAGGAAGTCGGGCCAGGTGACCCACTCGTGCGGCCAGTCGATGCCGCCGCCGTGCTTGCGCCGCAGCCGGCTCGTGCCCAGGTAGAGCCCGAAATCGGGCTCGGGTCCGTCGGGGCGGGGGCGCCGCAGCCCGCGTCCGTGCACGCGGGTGCCGTCCGGAAACTCGACCATCGGCCCAGTGTCCTCCAGAAGATGGACACACAGGGTGGTTTTCGCCGATAAGCTGCGCCGGGTGAGCGAACTGACGCCCGACCAGATGCGGGCTTCCGACGCGGACCGCGAACGCGTCGCCCAGGTGCTGCACAACGCCCTCGCCGAGGGCCGCATCACGGTCAACGAGCTGGAAGAGCGGCTCACGACGGTCTACGCGGCGAAAACCCTGGGCGAGCTGAAGCCGGTGACGGCCGACCTGCCGTCCTCGTCGGCGGCCGTCGAGCCGGCCACGACGCGCGCGCTCGGCTTCCCCGACCAGCGCATCGGCGGCCACCCGGGCAGCCCGGTGTCGATCGGCGTGCTGTCGGGAGCGGTCCGCAAGGGCAGCTGGGTCCTGCCCCCGCAGCACAACAGCTTCGCCTTCTGGGGCGGCACGGAGATCGACCTGCGCCAGGCCCGCTTCGCGGACCGCCACTGCACGATCACCGCGGTCGCCATCATGGGCGGCATCCAGATCACGGTCCCGGACGACATCAACGTGGACGTGACCGGGATCGGCCTGATGGGCGGCTTCGTGCTGGAGGACAAGTCGGGAGCACCACCCGCCCCGCCGACGGCGCCCACGGTGAAGATCAACGGGCTGGCCTTCTGGGGCGGGGTGGTCGTGCACCGGAAGCCGGCGACGCGGGCCGAGCCGCCGCAGATCGAGTCCTGAGACCGCCCCAATGTGGCGTTCGGTGCGTCCAACGCACCCAATGTGGCGTTCGGTGCGTCCAACGCAACCAACGCCACATTGGGGCGCTTGGTGCAGGTGACGCGCGAGGCCGTGAGCGTCACACCGGGTGATCCGCCTCCGGGCGCCGCGCTGTCGGGACCGCACTGTCGGGGGTGCCGCCTAGACTCAGGCGCATGACAGCCACGACCAGCACGTCAGCGGCGCCGGCCACCCCGGCACCGCTGGTGGACGCGACTCGCGACGACGCGAGCCTGCGCCGCTTCCTGCTCGGGCTGCCCGGTGTCGACCAGGTCGGCGTCGAGCAGCGCGCGGCGGGGCTCGGCACGCGCAGCATCAAGAAGGACGCCAAGCGGTGGGCCATCGACACCGCCATCTCCATGGTCGACCTGACCACCCTGGAGGGCGCCGACACCCAGGGCAAGGTCCGGGCGCTCGCCGCGAAGGCCGTGCGGCCCGACCCGGAACGCCAGGACACCCCGCGCGTCGCCGCCGTCTGCGTCTACCCCGACCTGGTCGCCACCGCCGTCGAGGCGCTCGAGGGCAGCGGGGTGCACGTCGCCAGCGTCGCCACCGGCTTCCCCGCCGGGCGCACCAGCCGCGAGATCAAGCTGGCCGACACCAAGATCGCCGTCGACGCGGGCGCGCACGAGGTCGACATGGTGATCGACCGCGGTGCCTTCCTCGAGGGCCGCTACATGGCGGTCTTCGAGGAGATCCAGGCCGTCAAGGAGGCCTGCGGCGACGCGCACCTGAAGGTCATCCTCGAGACCGGCGAGCTGGCGACCTACGACAACGTGCGGCGCGCGTCGTGGCTGGCGCTGCTGGCCGGCGGCGACTTCATCAAGACCTCCACCGGCAAGGTCTCCCCCGCCGCGACGCTGCCGGTCACCCACATCATGCTGCAGGCCGTGCACGACTGGCACCGGCAGACCGGCGAGCTGCGCGGCGTCAAGCCCGCGGGCGGCATCCGCACGACGAAGGACGCCATCAAGTACCTGGTCGCCGTGCACGAGGTCGCCGGCGAGCCGTGGCTGACTCCCGACCTGTTCCGCTTCGGCGCGTCCAGCCTGCTCAACGACCTGCTGCTGCAGCGCCGCGCCCAGGTGGACGGCCACTACAGCGGCCCCGACTACGTGACGGTGGACTGATGCCTGTTTTCGAGTACGCACCGGCGCCCGAGTCGCGTGCCATCGCCAACCTGAAGGACTCCTACAAGCCGTTCGTCAACGGCGAGTTCGTCGACGGCTCGGGTGAGCCGCTCAAGACGATCAACCCGGCCACCGAAGAGGTCCTGGCCGAGGTCGGCACCGCATCGAAGTCCGATGTGGACATCGCGGTCAAGGCCGCGCGCAAGGCGTACACGAGTGTCTGGTCGAAGATGCCGGGCACCGAGCGCGCGAAGTACCTCTTCCGCCTCGCGCGGCTGATCCAGGAGCGTTCGCGCGAGCTGGCCGTGCTGGAGAGCCTGGACAACGGCAAGCCGATCAAGGAGTCGCGCGACTCCGACGTCCCGACGGCCGCCGCGCACTTCTTCTACCACGCGGGCTGGGCCGACAAGCTCGAGTACGCGGGCTACGGCCCGAACCCGCAGCCACTGGGCGTGGCCGGCCAGATCATCCCGTGGAACTTCCCGCTGCTGATGCTGGCCTGGAAGATCGCCCCGGCGCTGGCCACCGGCAACACCGTCGTCCTCAAGCCGGCCGAGACGACGCCGCTGACCGCGCTGGTCTTCGCGGAGATCTGCCAGCAGGCCGAGCTGCCGCCGGGCGTGGTCAACATCCTGCCGGGCGCCGGCGACATCGGTGCGTCCATTGTGGACCACGCCGACATCGACAAGATCGCCTTCACCGGCTCGACCGAGGTCGGCAAGGCGATCCAGCGCCAGGTCGCGGGCACGCCGAAGAAGCTGACCCTCGAACTGGGCGGCAAGGCGGCGAACATCGTCTTCGAAGACGCGCCGCTCGACCAGGCCGTCGAGGGCATCGTCAACGGCATCTTCTTCAACCAGGGCCACGTCTGCTGCGCGGGCTCGCGCCTGCTGGTCCAGGAGTCCATCGCCGAAGAGGTCCTGGAGAAGCTGCACCACCGCGTCTCGACGCTGCGCATCGGCGACCCGCTCGACAAGAACACCGACATCGGCGCGATCAACTCGGCCGAGCAGCTGGCGAAGATCCGCGGGCTCGTCGAATCGGGCGACGCCGAAGGCGCGCAGCGCTGGACCAGCCCGTGCCCGGTGCCGGACCGCGGGTTCTTCTTCGCGCCCACGGTGTTCGCGAACGTCCACCAGTCGATGCGGATCGCGCGCGAGGAGATCTTCGGCCCGGTGCTGTCGGTGCTGACGTTCCGCACGCCGGACGAGGCCGTCGCGAAGGCGAACAACACGCCGTACGGGCTTTCGGCGGGCATCTGGACCGAAAAGGGCTCCCGGATCCTGTGGATGGCGAACCAGCTGCGCGCCGGCGTGGTCTGGGCCAACACCTTCAACCGCTTCGACCCCGCCGCCCCGTTCGGCGGCTACCAGGAATCCGGCTTCGGGCGCGAAGGCGGCCGCACCGGGCTGGAGGCGTACCTGAATGTCTGACCGCATCTCCGTCGCCAAGACGTACAAGCTGTACATCGGCGGCAAGTTCCCGCGTTCGGAGTCGGGCCGGGTGTACCCGGTGACCGACGCGAAGGGCAAGTTCCTGGCGAACGCGGCCCACGCGTCGCGCAAGGACGTCCGCGACGCGGTGGTGGCCGCGCGCAAGGCGTTCCCCGGCTGGTCGGCGGCCACGGCGTACAACCGCGGCCAGGTGCTCTACCGGGTGGCCGAGGTCCTGGAGGGCCGCCGCGACCAGTTCGCGGCCGAGGTCTCGGCCTCGGAAGGCCTCGGCGGCAGGAAAGCCGAGTCCATTGTGGACGCGGCCATCGACCGCTGGGTCTGGTACGCGGGCTGGACGGACAAGATCGCCACGGTCCTCGGCGCGGCGAACCCGGTGGCGGGCCCGTACTTCTCGTTCACGGTCCCGGAGCCGACGGGCGTGGTGGGCATCCTGGCCCCGCAGGGGTCGTCGTTGCTGGGCCTGGTCGAGGTCCTGGCCCCGGTCCTGGCCACGGGCTCGACGGCGGTGGTGGTCTCGAGCGCGGAGCGGCCGCTGCCGGCGATCACGCTGTCGGAGGTCCTGGCCACGTCCGACGTCCCGGGCGGGGTGGCGAACATCCTCACCGGACGAGCCTCGGAGCTGGGCTCGTGGCTGGCTTCGCACGGAGACGTCAACGCCCTGGACCCGACAGGAGCGGCCCCGGCGGACCGCCCGGGCCTGGCCCGCGAAGCGGCGAACACGGTGAAGCGGGTGCTGACGGTCCCGGAGGCGGAGCCGGACTGGACGGCAGCCCCGGACCTCACCCGGCTGCGGCGGTACCTGGAGGCGAAGACGGTCTGGCACCCGCTGGGCGTCTGAGACTTTGAGCGGAGGCCGCCACTCGGGTGGCGGCCTCCGCTAGCTCATCGTCACCGAGAAGTCCGACAGCGTGAACCGTGCCTTGCCGCCGCCGGTGGAGCAGAACTCGATGCCGTAGCCGATCTGGTTGATCGTCGGGTTCGGGGGGACCAGGCCCTTGCCGATCGCCCAGGCGATCATCGCCTTCAGGTCCACCGCTCCCGAATACTGCGTCGAGCGGGACACGAACGCCACGTATCCCTCGTCGTCCGCCCAGACGTCGTACGTGAAACCGCCTGCCGTGTACGTCGTCAGCTTCTCGCCCGCCGGGACCTGCTTGTGGTTCTCCGTCCAGACCATCACCTCGGTGACGCCCCGGCCGTTGCCCACGCCGTTCAGCCACAGGTCGTACGCCACGTCGTAGACGCCCGTGCCCGGGCCGCGGCCGGCGAACGTGGATTTGATCACCGAATAGTCGTTGAACGGTTTGCCGTTCAGGTTGTTGATGTCCTTGTGCACGTTCGGATAGGTTTTCACCGACGACGAATCGGGTTGGGTGGAATCGACGTACCAGTTGTCGTACGCGCACGCCCGCAGCGTTTCCGGGCCCGCTTCGCCGGCGTTCCACATGTTGTTGTGGACGTAGTAGCCGCCGTCCGACCAGCCGCCGTCGGGGTCGCTGGTCGTGAACTCCGGGCTGCGGCAGTTGCGCACCGGGCTGGTCGACGGCGCCGGCGGGGTCGACGGAACCGCAGGTCGGGACGTTGGCGACGCCGAAGTGGCCGGTGCGGCAGAAGAAGCGGCAGCCGACCCCGGCGCCACTGACGGCACCGGAGCCGTCAGTGATGCCGGGGTGGCGGCCACCGCCGCGCCGTCGACGGGCGTGCCGCCGCACCCGGCCAGCGCCGGAAAGGAAATCGCCAACAACACGGCCAGCGTTCTTCGTCGCATTTTCCCGCCCGCAGCTGCAATTCCGGCAGAACGAGGCGGAACCCTAACACGGAAATGCGCCGAATCAGTCGGGGTCGAGGTCCTGGGACGTGATCGGCCGGCCCGGCAGGGGCGAACCCGGCCGTGCGCTCAGCCCGTCGATCATGATGCCGACGCAGCGGCGGGCCGCCATCTCGGCCACCTCCGGCGTCTTCGCGCGCGCCTGGCGCAGCAGCGTCGCGAACAGGATCGCGATGTCCCCGGCGCCGACGTCCTCGCGGAGCTTGCCCTCGGCCTGCGCCCCCTCGACGAACCCGTCGAG includes:
- the deoC gene encoding deoxyribose-phosphate aldolase — its product is MTATTSTSAAPATPAPLVDATRDDASLRRFLLGLPGVDQVGVEQRAAGLGTRSIKKDAKRWAIDTAISMVDLTTLEGADTQGKVRALAAKAVRPDPERQDTPRVAAVCVYPDLVATAVEALEGSGVHVASVATGFPAGRTSREIKLADTKIAVDAGAHEVDMVIDRGAFLEGRYMAVFEEIQAVKEACGDAHLKVILETGELATYDNVRRASWLALLAGGDFIKTSTGKVSPAATLPVTHIMLQAVHDWHRQTGELRGVKPAGGIRTTKDAIKYLVAVHEVAGEPWLTPDLFRFGASSLLNDLLLQRRAQVDGHYSGPDYVTVD
- a CDS encoding RNA polymerase sigma factor, which codes for MGDRTLGDRALWDRASGGDEAAFGELFERHAEAVWNHAYRLTGSWSAAEDLTSNTFLTAWRRRADVTLVRDSALPWLYTVAGNAARDEFRGASRRLRLLRKIPDPPVVSDHADAVAERLDGERRLREIVEAVRTLPKSQREVVELCLLGEVSVADAAALLAIAEVTVRAHLSRARARLRTLLEEK
- a CDS encoding aldehyde dehydrogenase family protein — translated: MSDRISVAKTYKLYIGGKFPRSESGRVYPVTDAKGKFLANAAHASRKDVRDAVVAARKAFPGWSAATAYNRGQVLYRVAEVLEGRRDQFAAEVSASEGLGGRKAESIVDAAIDRWVWYAGWTDKIATVLGAANPVAGPYFSFTVPEPTGVVGILAPQGSSLLGLVEVLAPVLATGSTAVVVSSAERPLPAITLSEVLATSDVPGGVANILTGRASELGSWLASHGDVNALDPTGAAPADRPGLAREAANTVKRVLTVPEAEPDWTAAPDLTRLRRYLEAKTVWHPLGV
- a CDS encoding DUF1707 SHOCT-like domain-containing protein — protein: MRASDADRERVAQVLHNALAEGRITVNELEERLTTVYAAKTLGELKPVTADLPSSSAAVEPATTRALGFPDQRIGGHPGSPVSIGVLSGAVRKGSWVLPPQHNSFAFWGGTEIDLRQARFADRHCTITAVAIMGGIQITVPDDINVDVTGIGLMGGFVLEDKSGAPPAPPTAPTVKINGLAFWGGVVVHRKPATRAEPPQIES
- a CDS encoding pentapeptide repeat-containing protein — translated: MPVLKWRWIAVTAVVVAAVTGALLWLFLAWSGRPDAPVRIDAVKTAFGAGAGAGGVFALWLATRRQRTLELQLAETTRVASVTERDLEERRVTELYTKAVEQLGNDKAPVRLGGLYALERLGQDNPRQRQTIVNVLCAYLRMPFKEPKEGLRGADAVQRPQNNDDYDAPELQVRLAAQELLKIHLQREHPAFWPGMSIDLQRATLVDFRLSGCEVVVADFSHARFVGSVHMRGTTFAEKTGFYGTVFTSLANFDRSVFTEGAYFSWARFEGVARFARTRSEGGMRFHHTNFAAEAVFERSTHEFDFEGATFAVEPDLPHPGTR
- the upp gene encoding uracil phosphoribosyltransferase, with protein sequence MDVHVVDHPLAKARLSTMRDARTDSAAFRAALHELTVMLVYEATRDVPVKIEKIHTPVARTDGYKLAKPPLLVPVLRAGLGMADQAHKLIPDAQMGFVGLARDEETLKPTPYLESLPESLADRPVLVLDPMLATGGSMEYTIRLLTDRGADDVTAICALAAPEGLAHLEKTGLPVRVVTASIDERLNDSGFIVPGLGDAGDRQYGAV
- a CDS encoding GH12 family glycosyl hydrolase domain-containing protein; the encoded protein is MRNCRSPEFTTSDPDGGWSDGGYYVHNNMWNAGEAGPETLRACAYDNWYVDSTQPDSSSVKTYPNVHKDINNLNGKPFNDYSVIKSTFAGRGPGTGVYDVAYDLWLNGVGNGRGVTEVMVWTENHKQVPAGEKLTTYTAGGFTYDVWADDEGYVAFVSRSTQYSGAVDLKAMIAWAIGKGLVPPNPTINQIGYGIEFCSTGGGKARFTLSDFSVTMS
- a CDS encoding aldehyde dehydrogenase family protein; this translates as MPVFEYAPAPESRAIANLKDSYKPFVNGEFVDGSGEPLKTINPATEEVLAEVGTASKSDVDIAVKAARKAYTSVWSKMPGTERAKYLFRLARLIQERSRELAVLESLDNGKPIKESRDSDVPTAAAHFFYHAGWADKLEYAGYGPNPQPLGVAGQIIPWNFPLLMLAWKIAPALATGNTVVLKPAETTPLTALVFAEICQQAELPPGVVNILPGAGDIGASIVDHADIDKIAFTGSTEVGKAIQRQVAGTPKKLTLELGGKAANIVFEDAPLDQAVEGIVNGIFFNQGHVCCAGSRLLVQESIAEEVLEKLHHRVSTLRIGDPLDKNTDIGAINSAEQLAKIRGLVESGDAEGAQRWTSPCPVPDRGFFFAPTVFANVHQSMRIAREEIFGPVLSVLTFRTPDEAVAKANNTPYGLSAGIWTEKGSRILWMANQLRAGVVWANTFNRFDPAAPFGGYQESGFGREGGRTGLEAYLNV
- a CDS encoding protein-tyrosine phosphatase family protein encodes the protein MVEFPDGTRVHGRGLRRPRPDGPEPDFGLYLGTSRLRRKHGGGIDWPHEWVTWPDFLLPAQPAEARRQIKALHERAKTETVEVACYGGAGRTGTVMACLATLSGVPAEEAVAWVRANYHERAVETPWQRGWVKSFAKQLD